One Sphingomonas endolithica DNA segment encodes these proteins:
- the leuA gene encoding 2-isopropylmalate synthase, producing MLRDPSAKYRPFPQIDLPDRQWPSRTITTPPRWLSTDLRDGNQALIDPMDAEKKTRLFDLLVKVGLKEIEVGFPSAGATEFDFISGLVRGDRVPDDVAIQVLTQSRRDLIETSFDSLRGSKRAIVHLYNAVSPAWRKIVFGMTRSEVRDIAVEGAKIVRDCAAAQPDTDWIFEYSPETFSTAELDFSVEVCAAVMEVLQPTPDRPIIFNLPATVECATPNIYADQIEWFALHIPNRDSVVISLHTHNDRGTGVAAAELGLMAGADRIEGCLLGNGERTGNCDLVTVALNMYTQGIDPKLDFSDIDTIVSTVNYCTNLPVHPRTPYAGDLVFTAFSGSHQDAIKKGFAAQEARNDTLWEVPYLPIDPADLGRSYEAVIRVNSQSGKGGVAWVIEQDKGLKLPKRLQADFSRHVQAMADETSRELNAADIWSRFEVAYLPSGRDRFALIDYQESHAPGGMPSTFAGKVRFDGQERSISGRGNGLISSVLDALREDCGVELEVVDYNEHALGHGSDAQAAAYLECRTPSDAIVFGVGLDTDVATASVRAVLSAANHI from the coding sequence ATGCTGCGCGACCCCTCCGCGAAATACCGTCCTTTCCCGCAGATCGACCTGCCCGACCGGCAATGGCCGTCGCGCACGATCACCACGCCACCCCGCTGGCTCTCGACCGATCTGCGCGACGGCAACCAAGCGCTGATCGATCCGATGGATGCGGAGAAGAAGACACGGCTGTTCGACCTGCTGGTCAAGGTCGGCCTGAAGGAGATCGAAGTCGGCTTCCCTTCCGCCGGCGCCACCGAATTCGACTTCATCTCCGGTCTGGTACGGGGCGATCGCGTACCCGACGACGTCGCCATTCAGGTCCTGACGCAATCGCGCCGCGACCTGATCGAGACGAGCTTCGACAGCCTGCGCGGCAGCAAGAGGGCAATCGTGCACCTCTACAATGCGGTCAGCCCCGCCTGGCGCAAGATCGTCTTCGGCATGACGCGCAGCGAAGTGCGCGACATCGCGGTCGAGGGTGCCAAGATCGTGCGCGACTGCGCGGCGGCGCAGCCGGACACCGACTGGATATTCGAATATTCGCCCGAGACCTTCTCCACCGCCGAGCTCGATTTTTCGGTCGAGGTCTGCGCCGCCGTAATGGAAGTGTTGCAACCCACGCCGGACCGGCCGATCATCTTCAACCTGCCCGCGACGGTCGAATGTGCCACGCCCAACATCTATGCCGACCAGATCGAGTGGTTCGCGCTGCATATCCCGAACCGCGACAGCGTGGTCATCTCGCTGCACACGCATAACGATCGCGGTACCGGCGTGGCCGCGGCGGAGCTGGGGCTGATGGCTGGGGCCGACCGGATCGAAGGCTGCCTGCTCGGCAATGGCGAGCGCACCGGCAATTGCGACCTCGTCACCGTGGCGCTCAACATGTACACGCAAGGCATTGATCCGAAGCTGGATTTCTCTGATATTGATACGATTGTCAGCACGGTGAACTATTGCACCAACCTGCCCGTCCATCCGCGCACGCCCTACGCCGGCGATCTTGTCTTCACCGCCTTTTCGGGAAGCCACCAGGACGCGATCAAGAAGGGCTTCGCGGCGCAGGAAGCACGCAACGACACGCTGTGGGAGGTCCCTTATCTGCCGATCGACCCGGCCGATCTCGGTCGCAGCTACGAAGCGGTGATCCGCGTCAATTCGCAGTCCGGCAAAGGCGGGGTCGCCTGGGTAATTGAGCAGGACAAGGGGCTGAAACTGCCCAAAAGGTTGCAGGCAGACTTCAGCCGCCACGTCCAGGCGATGGCTGACGAGACCAGCCGCGAGTTGAACGCCGCCGACATCTGGAGCCGCTTCGAGGTCGCCTACCTGCCGAGCGGTCGCGATCGCTTCGCGCTGATCGATTATCAGGAAAGCCACGCCCCCGGCGGCATGCCCAGCACCTTCGCCGGCAAGGTACGTTTCGACGGCCAGGAACGCTCGATCAGCGGCCGCGGCAACGGGCTTATCTCAAGTGTTCTGGATGCGTTACGCGAGGATTGTGGCGTCGAGCTGGAAGTGGTGGACTATAACGAACATGCGCTCGGCCATGGATCGGACGCGCAGGCGGCGGCGTATCTCGAATGCCGCACACCATCTGACGCAATCGTGTTCGGGGTAGGCCTCGACACCGACGTCGCGACCGCCTCGGTGCGCGCCGTGCTGTCGGCCGCTAATCATATCTAA
- a CDS encoding BLUF domain-containing protein, with the protein MDTDIAPLRQLLYVSSSNPRGAQIDVAKVVEQSRHNNALDGVTGLLWSDNTRFLQVLEGTAESVGTTFARIKQDPRHHAIVVLHDRPIEKRQFGSWTMAQRRPGDNADAFDEQMRRALENASESVRGNFLGLIAARG; encoded by the coding sequence ATGGATACCGATATCGCGCCGCTCCGTCAGCTTCTCTACGTAAGCTCGAGCAATCCCAGGGGTGCCCAGATCGACGTTGCCAAGGTGGTCGAACAATCGCGGCACAACAACGCTTTAGACGGGGTAACCGGTTTATTGTGGAGCGATAACACAAGGTTCCTGCAAGTGCTTGAAGGAACCGCAGAAAGCGTCGGTACCACCTTTGCGCGGATCAAGCAGGATCCGCGACATCATGCGATCGTCGTGCTGCACGACCGTCCCATCGAGAAGCGCCAGTTCGGGAGCTGGACGATGGCGCAGCGCCGTCCGGGCGACAATGCCGACGCGTTCGACGAGCAGATGCGGCGTGCGCTGGAGAATGCATCCGAATCGGTGCGCGGGAACTTCCTGGGGTTGATCGCGGCGCGAGGCTGA
- a CDS encoding YceI family protein yields the protein MRLPHILLAATALVATPIIAQQAMPMPGTKNAALITGGTYTADPNHTLVSWEVNHLGFTPYFGLFGDITGTLTLDPKKPAAAKVNITIPISKVTTANAGLTAHLLRAGKDGGKPDFFGPSPADATFVSTSVKPTGADKALVTGNLTLNGVTRPVTLNVTFYGAGKMPAAMGGKENVGFEATTTLTRSEFGVQMAIPMVSDAVKLKIAAAFQK from the coding sequence ATGCGCCTGCCCCACATCCTGCTCGCCGCCACCGCGCTCGTCGCCACGCCGATCATCGCCCAGCAGGCGATGCCGATGCCCGGCACAAAGAACGCCGCCTTGATCACCGGCGGCACCTACACCGCCGATCCCAACCACACCTTGGTCAGCTGGGAAGTGAATCATCTCGGCTTCACCCCCTATTTCGGCCTGTTCGGCGACATCACCGGCACGCTGACCCTCGATCCCAAGAAGCCGGCGGCGGCCAAGGTGAACATCACCATCCCGATCTCCAAGGTGACCACGGCCAATGCCGGTCTCACCGCGCATCTGCTGCGCGCGGGCAAGGATGGCGGCAAGCCCGACTTCTTCGGCCCCTCGCCCGCCGATGCCACGTTCGTTTCCACCAGCGTCAAGCCGACCGGTGCCGACAAGGCCCTGGTTACCGGCAATCTGACGCTGAACGGCGTCACTCGGCCGGTCACGCTGAACGTAACGTTCTACGGCGCCGGCAAGATGCCCGCCGCGATGGGCGGCAAGGAGAATGTCGGCTTCGAGGCGACCACCACGCTCACCCGGAGTGAGTTCGGCGTGCAGATGGCCATTCCGATGGTGTCCGACGCGGTGAAACTGAAGATCGCCGCCGCCTTCCAAAAGTGA
- the ilvC gene encoding ketol-acid reductoisomerase gives MRVYYDRDADLNLITDKKIAIVGYGSQGHAHAQNLRDSGVKDVAIALREGSATARKAIDAGFAVKPNKEAAAWADIVMILAPDEHQAAIYADDLHDHLKQGATIAFAHGLNVHFGLIEPRADLDVIMIAPKGPGHTVRSEYVRGGGVPCLIAIDQNKSGNAHDIALAYASGVGGGRSGIIETNFKEECETDLFGEQAVLCGGITHLIQAGFETLVEAGYAPEMAYFECLHETKLIVDLLYEGGIANMRYSISNTAEYGDITTGPRIITPETKAEMKRVLADIQSGRFVKSFILDNRAGQPELKAARKQALAHPIEKIGSELRAMMPWIGKNALVDKERN, from the coding sequence ATGCGTGTCTATTACGATCGCGACGCCGATCTGAACCTCATCACGGACAAGAAGATCGCCATCGTCGGCTACGGCTCGCAAGGCCATGCCCATGCCCAGAACCTGCGCGACAGCGGCGTCAAGGACGTGGCGATCGCGCTGCGCGAGGGCTCGGCCACGGCCAGGAAGGCGATCGACGCCGGCTTCGCGGTCAAGCCGAACAAGGAAGCCGCGGCCTGGGCCGACATCGTCATGATCCTGGCGCCGGACGAGCACCAGGCGGCGATCTATGCCGACGACCTGCACGATCATCTGAAGCAAGGCGCGACGATCGCGTTCGCCCACGGCCTGAACGTGCATTTCGGCCTGATCGAGCCGCGCGCCGATCTCGACGTGATCATGATCGCGCCCAAGGGCCCCGGCCACACCGTACGATCGGAATATGTCCGTGGCGGCGGCGTGCCATGCCTGATCGCGATCGACCAGAACAAGAGCGGCAACGCGCACGACATCGCTCTGGCCTATGCCTCGGGCGTGGGCGGTGGTCGCTCGGGCATCATCGAGACCAACTTCAAGGAAGAATGCGAAACCGACCTGTTCGGCGAGCAGGCGGTGCTGTGCGGCGGCATCACCCACCTGATCCAGGCCGGCTTCGAGACCTTGGTCGAGGCCGGATACGCGCCCGAAATGGCCTATTTCGAATGCCTTCACGAAACCAAGCTGATCGTCGACCTGCTCTATGAAGGCGGCATCGCCAACATGCGCTATTCGATCAGCAACACCGCCGAATATGGCGACATCACCACCGGCCCGCGCATCATCACGCCTGAGACCAAGGCCGAGATGAAGCGCGTGCTCGCCGACATCCAGTCCGGCCGCTTCGTCAAGAGCTTCATCCTCGACAACCGCGCCGGTCAGCCCGAACTGAAGGCGGCGCGCAAGCAGGCACTGGCGCACCCGATCGAGAAGATCGGCAGCGAGCTCCGCGCGATGATGCCGTGGATCGGCAAGAACGCGCTGGTGGACAAGGAACGGAACTGA
- the ilvN gene encoding acetolactate synthase small subunit, translated as MHIKTEATARHTLAVMVDNEPGILARIAGLFTARGYNIESLTVSDVTADKAVSRITIVTTASDQTMEQILAQLDRLIPVHSVTDLTALGPHVERELALVKVRGTGDHRIEALRLADVYRARVVDATTSSFVFEVTGGREKIDTFITLMREVGLIEVARTGIVAIARGKEAA; from the coding sequence ATGCACATCAAGACCGAAGCCACTGCCCGTCACACGCTTGCCGTGATGGTCGACAACGAACCGGGCATCCTGGCGCGGATCGCCGGGCTGTTCACCGCGCGTGGTTACAATATCGAGAGCCTGACCGTGTCGGACGTCACCGCCGACAAGGCGGTCAGCCGCATCACCATCGTCACCACCGCGTCCGACCAGACGATGGAGCAGATCCTGGCGCAGCTCGACCGGCTGATCCCGGTGCACAGCGTCACCGACCTGACCGCGCTTGGGCCGCATGTCGAGCGCGAGCTGGCGCTGGTGAAGGTCCGCGGCACCGGCGATCACCGCATCGAGGCGCTGCGCCTCGCCGACGTCTACCGCGCCCGCGTGGTGGATGCGACGACGTCGAGCTTCGTGTTCGAAGTGACCGGCGGGCGCGAGAAGATCGACACGTTCATCACGCTGATGCGCGAAGTCGGCCTGATCGAAGTCGCCCGCACCGGCATCGTCGCCATCGCGCGAGGCAAGGAAGCCGCGTAG
- a CDS encoding acetolactate synthase 3 large subunit — protein MNAEQSGADILVEALCDLGVEIVFGYPGGAVLPIYDALFRSGRIKHILVRHEQAATHAAEGYARSTGKCGVVLVTSGPGATNAVTGITDALMDSIPMVVITGQVPTALIGTDAFQEADTVGITRHCSKHNYLVKNPADLGSTIHEAFHIATSGRPGPVVVDIPKDVQVATARYAKPGPIKHKTYRPQVKADPALIEQAVDMIAAAERPILYTGGGIINAGPAASQLLRELARITGAPVTSTLMGLGAYPASGDAWLGMLGMHGTYEANMAMHGADLIVCLGARFDDRVTGRLDAFSPLSAKIHVDIDRSSVNKNVRVDLPIIADVGLALEDMVRVYKARRHPKPDLAEWWTRINGWRARACLDFPESATEIMPQRAVRALWEATRRHSPIVSTEVGQHQMWAAQHYGFEGPNKWLTSGGLGTMGYGLPAAIGAQLGNPNALCIDIAGEASIQMNIQELATATQYRLPVKVFILNNQYMGMVRQWQELTYSSRYSESYSDALPDFVKLAEAYGWKGIRIEHPDQLDDGIAAMLAHDGPVMVDCMVAKLTNCFPMIPSGAAHTDMILHVSEVEGEMDDEAKALV, from the coding sequence ATGAACGCTGAGCAAAGTGGAGCCGATATCCTGGTCGAGGCGCTGTGCGATCTCGGCGTGGAGATCGTCTTCGGCTATCCCGGCGGCGCGGTGCTGCCGATCTACGATGCCCTGTTCCGCTCCGGTCGCATCAAGCACATCCTGGTGCGCCACGAACAGGCCGCCACGCATGCCGCGGAGGGCTATGCGCGATCGACCGGCAAGTGCGGCGTCGTGTTGGTGACGTCGGGTCCCGGCGCTACGAACGCGGTGACAGGCATTACCGATGCGTTGATGGATTCGATCCCGATGGTGGTGATCACCGGCCAAGTGCCGACCGCCTTGATCGGCACCGACGCGTTCCAGGAAGCGGACACGGTCGGCATCACGCGGCACTGTTCGAAGCACAATTACCTGGTCAAGAACCCGGCCGATCTGGGCTCCACGATCCATGAGGCGTTCCATATCGCCACGTCGGGCCGCCCCGGCCCGGTGGTGGTCGACATCCCCAAGGACGTGCAGGTCGCGACCGCGCGCTATGCCAAGCCGGGACCCATCAAGCACAAGACCTATCGCCCGCAGGTAAAGGCCGATCCAGCGCTGATCGAGCAGGCGGTCGACATGATCGCCGCGGCCGAACGCCCGATCCTGTACACCGGCGGCGGCATCATCAATGCCGGCCCCGCCGCCAGCCAGTTGCTGCGCGAGCTTGCCCGCATCACCGGCGCACCGGTCACGTCGACGCTGATGGGGCTCGGCGCCTATCCGGCGAGCGGCGATGCGTGGCTCGGCATGCTCGGCATGCACGGCACGTACGAGGCGAACATGGCGATGCACGGCGCCGACCTGATCGTCTGCTTGGGCGCGCGGTTCGACGATCGCGTGACCGGGCGGCTCGATGCGTTCAGCCCGCTCTCCGCCAAGATCCATGTCGATATCGATCGATCGAGCGTGAACAAGAACGTGCGCGTCGACCTGCCGATCATCGCAGATGTCGGCTTGGCGCTGGAGGACATGGTCCGCGTCTACAAGGCGCGGCGGCACCCCAAGCCCGATCTTGCCGAATGGTGGACGCGGATCAACGGCTGGCGCGCACGCGCCTGCCTGGACTTCCCTGAGTCCGCGACCGAGATCATGCCGCAGCGCGCGGTCCGCGCCTTGTGGGAGGCGACGCGCCGACACAGCCCGATCGTGTCGACCGAGGTCGGCCAGCACCAGATGTGGGCGGCACAGCATTACGGCTTCGAAGGCCCGAACAAATGGCTGACCAGCGGTGGCCTGGGCACGATGGGTTACGGCCTGCCCGCCGCGATCGGGGCGCAGCTCGGCAACCCCAATGCGCTGTGCATCGACATCGCGGGTGAAGCCTCGATCCAGATGAACATCCAGGAGCTGGCCACCGCCACGCAATATCGGCTGCCGGTCAAGGTCTTCATCCTCAACAACCAATATATGGGGATGGTGCGCCAGTGGCAGGAACTGACCTATTCCAGCCGCTATTCAGAGAGTTACAGCGATGCCCTGCCCGACTTTGTGAAGTTGGCCGAAGCGTATGGCTGGAAAGGCATCCGCATCGAGCATCCGGATCAGCTCGACGACGGCATCGCCGCGATGCTGGCACATGACGGACCGGTGATGGTCGACTGCATGGTCGCCAAGCTGACCAACTGCTTCCCGATGATCCCGTCCGGTGCCGCGCATACCGACATGATCCTGCACGTCAGCGAAGTGGAAGGCGAGATGGACGACGAAGCGAAGGCGCTGGTCTGA
- the miaA gene encoding tRNA (adenosine(37)-N6)-dimethylallyltransferase MiaA encodes MNIGGPLPKLALIAGPTASGKSALAMALAEAHDGVVINADSAQVYANLRILSARPSAADEARVPHRLFGYIDGAESCSAARWAADARQTIAQVHASGKLPILVGGTGLYIRTLLDGIAPIPDIDPAIRAEVRALPVAEAHAALAIADPAAAARLAPADTTRVARALEVVRSTGRTLAAWQAHLQGGIAATIDLRPLILLPDRDWLLARCDERAEQMLDGGAVAEVEALLARADITPNLSVRRAIGVQEIGGWVTGRTTRSQALEALRLATRQYAKRQFTWFRNQPPTTWPRLNETCAASTFSDILVQDKA; translated from the coding sequence ATGAACATAGGTGGTCCCCTTCCGAAGCTGGCGCTCATCGCAGGGCCGACAGCCAGCGGCAAGTCTGCGCTCGCGATGGCGCTTGCCGAGGCCCATGACGGCGTCGTCATCAATGCCGACAGTGCGCAGGTCTATGCCAATCTGCGCATCCTCTCCGCGCGGCCCAGCGCCGCGGACGAGGCACGCGTGCCACACCGGCTGTTCGGCTATATCGACGGGGCGGAGAGTTGCTCTGCCGCGCGCTGGGCAGCGGATGCGCGGCAAACGATCGCGCAGGTGCACGCAAGCGGCAAGCTGCCGATCCTCGTCGGCGGCACCGGCCTCTACATCCGCACTTTGCTCGACGGCATCGCGCCGATCCCGGACATCGACCCGGCAATCCGTGCCGAGGTCCGCGCGCTGCCCGTCGCCGAGGCACATGCCGCGCTCGCGATAGCCGATCCGGCTGCCGCCGCCCGTCTCGCCCCGGCCGATACCACGCGCGTGGCGCGCGCGCTGGAGGTGGTGCGTTCCACCGGGCGCACGCTCGCCGCGTGGCAGGCGCATCTCCAAGGGGGCATCGCCGCAACGATCGACCTGCGCCCCCTGATCCTGCTGCCCGATCGTGACTGGCTGCTCGCCCGCTGTGATGAACGTGCCGAACAGATGCTGGACGGCGGAGCGGTGGCCGAGGTCGAGGCGCTGCTCGCCCGCGCCGATATCACGCCCAACCTCTCCGTACGTCGGGCGATCGGCGTGCAGGAGATCGGCGGCTGGGTGACGGGGCGCACCACCCGATCCCAGGCGCTGGAGGCACTCCGTCTCGCCACGCGCCAATATGCCAAGCGCCAGTTCACTTGGTTTCGCAATCAACCTCCCACAACATGGCCAAGGTTGAACGAAACGTGCGCAGCAAGCACTTTTAGCGACATTTTAGTTCAAGACAAAGCTTGA
- the serB gene encoding phosphoserine phosphatase SerB: MFIATLIAPGRLSGGDISAARDRLAAAGCTPTTTAWIDDGHAADLTFDIAPAAARTVLEGAFPATDIVVQPARHREKKLIVADMDSTMITVECIDELADYAGIKPQIAEITERAMRGELEFEAALDARVALLEGLDEAVIERCLRDRVSIMPGAVALVCTMKARGGHAVLVSGGFTRFADPVAAEIGFDRAIANRLLVERGRLTGKVAKPIVGSHTKLETLLATMAEQGLVPHQTMAVGDGANDLAMIERAGLGVAYHAKPIVAAAAAARIDHGDLTTLLYAQGIPRAYWVVD; encoded by the coding sequence ATGTTCATCGCCACGCTGATAGCACCAGGGAGGCTTTCCGGGGGCGATATTTCCGCCGCACGCGATCGGTTGGCGGCGGCCGGCTGCACGCCGACCACGACTGCATGGATCGATGATGGTCATGCCGCCGATCTGACGTTCGATATCGCACCCGCCGCGGCACGAACCGTTCTGGAAGGTGCGTTCCCCGCCACCGACATAGTGGTGCAGCCAGCCAGGCACCGCGAGAAGAAGCTGATCGTCGCCGATATGGATTCGACGATGATCACCGTCGAATGCATCGACGAACTGGCCGATTATGCCGGCATCAAGCCGCAGATCGCGGAGATCACCGAACGCGCGATGCGCGGTGAGCTGGAATTCGAAGCGGCGCTGGATGCGCGCGTCGCCTTGCTCGAAGGGCTGGACGAGGCGGTGATCGAACGCTGCCTGCGCGACCGCGTGTCGATCATGCCGGGCGCGGTAGCGTTGGTCTGCACGATGAAGGCACGCGGCGGGCATGCCGTGCTGGTGTCGGGCGGCTTCACGCGCTTCGCCGATCCCGTGGCGGCGGAGATCGGCTTCGACCGGGCGATCGCCAACCGATTGTTGGTCGAGCGGGGTCGGCTGACCGGCAAGGTCGCCAAGCCGATCGTCGGATCGCACACCAAGCTGGAGACCTTATTGGCGACGATGGCGGAACAGGGGCTCGTGCCGCACCAGACGATGGCGGTCGGCGACGGTGCCAACGACCTGGCGATGATCGAACGCGCCGGGCTCGGCGTCGCCTATCACGCAAAACCGATCGTCGCCGCAGCGGCAGCGGCACGGATCGATCATGGCGACCTGACGACCTTGCTCTACGCGCAAGGGATCCCGCGAGCTTACTGGGTCGTGGATTAA
- a CDS encoding DUF1287 domain-containing protein, translated as MMSAAAGTESGMEAGGNLSRRTFVLGLTTLIPAAGLAAPAPRRSARALIEAARGQVGVTLRYDPSYTALAFPGGDVPRAKGVCTDVLIRAYRDAFGLDLQALVNADMRRGFAAYPRRWGLKTTDRSIDHRRVPNLAIFFLRQHARLPIPQDPNSWQPGDIFTSLIDGRLPHTGIVSDRRPGGRPGCVIHNIGNGAREEMALFSHPLTGRYRWALSG; from the coding sequence ATGATGTCTGCAGCAGCAGGGACGGAAAGCGGCATGGAGGCTGGCGGAAACCTGTCACGCCGTACCTTTGTACTCGGGCTTACCACCTTGATCCCGGCGGCCGGCCTTGCCGCACCCGCCCCCCGTCGATCCGCCAGGGCGTTGATCGAGGCGGCACGCGGCCAGGTGGGTGTCACGCTCCGTTACGATCCGAGCTATACGGCGCTCGCATTCCCGGGGGGCGACGTACCGCGCGCGAAGGGCGTCTGCACCGACGTGCTGATCCGCGCTTACCGCGATGCCTTCGGGCTGGACCTGCAGGCGCTGGTCAACGCCGACATGCGGCGCGGCTTTGCCGCCTATCCACGGCGTTGGGGGCTGAAGACCACGGACCGCAGCATCGACCATCGCCGCGTGCCCAATCTCGCAATCTTCTTCCTGCGTCAGCACGCCCGCCTGCCCATCCCGCAAGACCCGAATAGCTGGCAGCCCGGCGACATCTTCACCAGCCTGATCGATGGCCGCCTGCCCCATACCGGCATCGTCTCCGACCGGCGCCCCGGCGGACGGCCGGGTTGCGTGATCCACAATATCGGCAACGGCGCACGCGAGGAGATGGCCCTGTTCAGCCATCCGCTGACCGGCCGGTATCGTTGGGCGTTGAGCGGGTGA